Proteins encoded in a region of the Aminivibrio sp. genome:
- the obgE gene encoding GTPase ObgE, protein MKFVDFVKIEVSGGRGGNGCLSFRREKFIPKGGPDGADGGKGGDVILEAAPGTLTLADFEYEKKFKAGHGRPGRGGLKSGAAGEDRIISVPCGTIVYDDDTGEIIADLVDPGERVIIARGGRPGRGNAHFANSVRKTPRFAEKGDEGEEKRLLLELKLIADVGLVGFPNAGKSSLLAAISTAKPKIAGYPFTTLSPNLGVLSVDDQKIVIADVPGLIEGAHENKGLGVYFLRHIERTRFLVHVLDLASGSPGEVLEQWRVVREEFRAYNAMAGDRLPGEKREDLLSRPYIVVGNKIDLPEAGDADREVRNFMKQRGIPYFTVSAMTGEGIDKIIPAIVSLARENARPAGTTRLVVAETPVPLRQRRKKEPASVIRLQDGAGFRVVHEGLEKILLRYDFEHEDAILKFARLVRRFRIEELLEENGAQKGDKVYIGDLEFDFEPDRVME, encoded by the coding sequence ATGAAATTTGTTGATTTCGTTAAAATAGAGGTGTCCGGAGGACGGGGAGGAAACGGCTGCCTGAGTTTCCGAAGAGAAAAATTCATACCGAAAGGCGGACCTGACGGTGCAGACGGAGGGAAAGGCGGAGACGTCATTCTGGAAGCTGCCCCGGGGACGCTGACTCTGGCCGACTTCGAATATGAGAAAAAATTCAAGGCGGGTCACGGCCGGCCTGGCAGGGGAGGGTTGAAATCCGGGGCTGCAGGAGAAGACCGGATCATTTCCGTTCCCTGCGGGACCATTGTCTATGACGACGATACCGGAGAAATTATTGCCGACCTGGTTGACCCCGGAGAGAGAGTCATAATAGCACGAGGTGGGAGGCCGGGGAGAGGGAACGCCCATTTTGCCAACTCGGTGAGAAAAACCCCCCGTTTCGCTGAAAAGGGAGACGAAGGAGAAGAGAAGCGGCTTCTCCTTGAATTGAAGCTTATTGCTGACGTGGGACTTGTAGGTTTTCCAAATGCGGGAAAATCGAGCCTTCTGGCCGCTATATCCACGGCAAAACCCAAAATTGCGGGCTATCCCTTCACAACTCTTTCACCGAACCTCGGCGTGCTGTCCGTGGACGACCAGAAAATAGTGATTGCCGACGTTCCCGGTCTCATCGAGGGAGCCCACGAGAACAAGGGTCTCGGAGTGTATTTTCTCCGGCATATCGAAAGAACCCGGTTTCTCGTTCACGTCCTTGATCTCGCTTCCGGATCTCCCGGGGAAGTTCTTGAGCAGTGGAGAGTGGTCAGGGAAGAGTTTCGTGCCTATAATGCCATGGCCGGTGATCGCCTTCCCGGGGAAAAAAGGGAAGATCTTCTCTCCCGCCCATACATTGTGGTGGGAAACAAGATAGATCTGCCTGAGGCCGGAGATGCGGACCGTGAAGTCCGGAACTTCATGAAACAGCGAGGCATTCCATACTTTACAGTCAGTGCCATGACAGGAGAAGGCATCGACAAAATCATCCCCGCCATCGTTTCGCTTGCGCGGGAAAATGCACGTCCTGCGGGAACAACCAGGCTGGTTGTCGCCGAAACGCCGGTACCGCTGCGGCAGAGAAGGAAAAAGGAACCGGCTTCCGTCATCAGGCTTCAGGACGGAGCAGGCTTCAGGGTGGTCCACGAAGGGCTCGAGAAAATATTGCTGCGATATGACTTTGAGCATGAGGACGCCATCCTCAAATTTGCCCGGCTTGTCCGGAGATTCAGGATTGAGGAACTCTTGGAAGAAAACGGCGCCCAAAAAGGTGATAAAGTGTATATAGGAGACCTTGAATTCGATTTTGAACCTGACAGGGTCATGGAGTAA
- the rpmA gene encoding 50S ribosomal protein L27, protein MNWVFDLQFFAHKKGQGSSTNGRDSEGKRLGIKKYAGQLVKAGNIIVRQRGTKIHPGKNVGIGKDDTIFATSAGVVNFETKGSRKFVSVVLDLAE, encoded by the coding sequence ATGAATTGGGTTTTTGACCTGCAGTTCTTTGCCCACAAAAAGGGCCAGGGAAGCAGTACAAACGGAAGAGACAGCGAAGGCAAGCGCCTTGGCATCAAGAAATATGCAGGACAGCTTGTAAAGGCGGGAAACATTATCGTCCGGCAGAGGGGAACGAAGATTCACCCCGGCAAAAATGTCGGAATCGGCAAAGATGACACCATTTTCGCTACGAGCGCGGGTGTCGTCAACTTCGAGACGAAGGGAAGCCGGAAGTTCGTTTCAGTAGTGCTTGACTTGGCCGAATAG
- the nadD gene encoding nicotinate-nucleotide adenylyltransferase: MTALHERARKSQRKIGIMGGTFDPIHFGHLLAAEESRTALDLDEVIFIPAGDPAHKRVRKTASPEDRYVMTLLTTLGNPKFTPSRIEIDRKEPSHTVDTLREMRHWYAPEKVEFYFITGLDAVLGITTWKEHEALPGLCRIVAVNRPGYVPQKLEALPMEMRSAIIPLEIPLLSISSTEIRQRIEQGRSIKYLLPEAVEQYIYKKGLYRRKLEV; the protein is encoded by the coding sequence ATGACGGCCTTGCACGAAAGAGCCCGAAAATCACAGAGAAAAATTGGGATCATGGGCGGAACCTTCGACCCGATCCATTTCGGGCATCTTCTCGCTGCCGAGGAAAGCAGAACAGCCCTGGACCTGGACGAAGTCATATTTATACCCGCAGGAGATCCCGCCCATAAAAGGGTACGGAAGACGGCCTCGCCGGAGGACAGGTACGTGATGACCCTCCTCACAACACTGGGAAATCCGAAGTTTACCCCTTCGAGAATCGAGATCGACCGCAAGGAACCGAGCCATACGGTGGACACCCTGAGGGAAATGAGGCACTGGTACGCCCCTGAGAAGGTTGAGTTCTACTTTATAACGGGGCTGGATGCGGTGCTTGGAATCACCACGTGGAAAGAGCATGAGGCCCTTCCCGGCCTTTGCAGAATTGTGGCAGTCAACAGGCCGGGATATGTTCCCCAGAAGCTAGAAGCGCTGCCGATGGAAATGCGGAGTGCCATTATCCCCCTGGAGATACCTCTTCTTTCCATCTCCAGCACGGAAATCCGCCAGAGGATAGAGCAGGGGAGAAGTATAAAGTATCTTCTTCCCGAGGCGGTGGAACAGTACATCTACAAAAAGGGGCTCTACAGGAGAAAGTTGGAGGTTTGA
- a CDS encoding ribosomal-processing cysteine protease Prp — protein MTEISVGLKDGKKVALVATGHTGFSERGSDVVCAGVSALVQALFYGFHEVLKEKNLRSAIDAKKATMSLDWSACLSPAGNVIAETVIGSLKEIARVYPDHVRILEVHVNELGF, from the coding sequence ATGACGGAAATCTCCGTCGGCCTTAAGGATGGGAAAAAAGTCGCCCTGGTGGCGACAGGGCATACGGGGTTTTCCGAAAGAGGTTCCGATGTTGTCTGTGCAGGAGTATCAGCCCTTGTTCAGGCTTTGTTTTACGGGTTTCATGAAGTATTGAAGGAAAAAAACCTGCGGTCCGCCATTGATGCGAAAAAGGCAACAATGTCCCTTGACTGGAGCGCCTGCCTTTCTCCGGCCGGAAACGTCATTGCGGAGACCGTAATAGGCTCGCTGAAAGAAATTGCCCGGGTATATCCCGATCATGTCCGAATTCTGGAGGTGCACGTAAATGAATTGGGTTTTTGA
- the rplU gene encoding 50S ribosomal protein L21, protein MYAIVETGGKQYRIQEGDLLKVESLGIAEGESLVLDKVLFVGRDDGISVGTPYVPGASVKASVVTNGKDRKILVFKFKSKKNYRRMRGHRQHFTEIRIDSINPGA, encoded by the coding sequence ATGTACGCTATAGTTGAAACAGGCGGCAAACAGTATCGGATCCAGGAGGGCGACCTGCTGAAGGTTGAATCTCTGGGGATTGCAGAGGGTGAATCCCTGGTACTTGACAAAGTCCTCTTCGTGGGCAGGGACGATGGAATTTCCGTAGGTACTCCTTATGTCCCGGGAGCATCCGTCAAGGCTTCGGTGGTTACCAACGGGAAAGACCGTAAGATACTCGTCTTCAAGTTCAAGAGCAAAAAGAATTACCGCCGCATGAGAGGTCACAGGCAGCATTTTACGGAGATTCGAATCGATTCCATCAATCCGGGAGCCTGA
- a CDS encoding AAA family ATPase: protein MIEEVTIRNVGGVASATLRFDRGLTVITGESGAGKSSLVRSLELLGGKRSQSAFLRSGEEEGSVEAVLAGISAERAGGAYMEEGDGSVLFARRTFSRSGKNRTFFQGRAVPLSTFSAVMNEEMRIQSQFAQIELLDPKRQMEILDFCGGDEISALKEALSRTFTGAVECDRSLRAAKSRELDLKTRFRDGEAILSAAKGLKLSPGCEGAWESQIQNLSLRLDTLKKSRENVLKITGGAAGQGLLDLLESSGLDLLRTIEDDEGRLGKLFNEGLERLQVFAREAARMTAGQSIEEMEKERDLLEKKTGILRKLKRATGTASVEDFLFWCEEAKTASEWMREQERLSSELTEKGRALRKEAVRLAAELRALRAEAASKLETEVNRHLSGLAMEDCRFSVRLSELEKIRSTGADDVSFTLSAGGRGEIPVNKTASGGELSRILLALQLSLPATSLPPTLVFDEVEAGLGGRAAVLAGYKLQDLSRRCQVILVTHEATIAALAEHHYVVRKNGESVEAVRLGDEERAAEIARMLSGDSRLPEAIEHAKKLLSGRLES from the coding sequence ATGATCGAGGAAGTCACCATACGTAACGTCGGCGGAGTGGCTTCGGCAACCCTCAGGTTTGACCGGGGACTGACGGTGATCACCGGAGAAAGCGGGGCGGGGAAGAGCAGCCTTGTCCGTTCCCTGGAGCTTCTCGGAGGCAAAAGGAGCCAGTCGGCATTCCTCCGTTCCGGCGAGGAAGAAGGGTCCGTCGAAGCGGTGCTTGCAGGGATTTCCGCCGAAAGGGCCGGCGGCGCCTACATGGAAGAGGGAGACGGTTCCGTTCTTTTCGCCAGGAGAACCTTTTCCAGAAGCGGTAAAAATCGGACGTTCTTCCAGGGCAGGGCTGTCCCCCTTTCCACCTTTTCCGCTGTGATGAACGAAGAGATGCGTATCCAGAGCCAGTTTGCCCAGATCGAGCTGCTCGATCCGAAACGGCAGATGGAAATACTCGATTTCTGCGGAGGCGACGAAATTTCGGCTCTCAAAGAAGCCTTGTCCCGAACATTTACCGGTGCGGTGGAATGTGATCGCTCTCTGCGGGCTGCAAAGTCCCGGGAACTGGACCTGAAGACCCGCTTCCGGGACGGCGAGGCTATCCTCTCGGCGGCAAAGGGACTGAAACTTTCTCCGGGGTGCGAGGGGGCATGGGAATCGCAGATTCAAAATCTTTCTCTCCGGCTCGATACCCTCAAGAAATCAAGGGAAAACGTTCTGAAGATAACGGGAGGAGCGGCAGGGCAAGGTCTGCTCGATCTGCTGGAGTCAAGCGGCCTCGATTTGCTCCGTACCATCGAGGACGATGAAGGCAGGCTCGGAAAGCTGTTCAACGAAGGCCTGGAGCGGCTCCAGGTTTTTGCCAGGGAAGCGGCGAGGATGACTGCGGGACAGTCTATCGAAGAAATGGAGAAAGAAAGGGATCTCCTCGAGAAAAAAACAGGAATCCTGAGAAAGCTGAAACGAGCCACGGGAACGGCATCAGTAGAAGATTTCCTGTTTTGGTGCGAAGAGGCGAAAACCGCATCGGAGTGGATGAGGGAGCAGGAACGACTCTCTTCGGAGCTCACCGAAAAGGGCAGGGCGCTGCGGAAGGAGGCGGTCCGTCTTGCCGCCGAATTGCGGGCCCTCCGTGCTGAAGCAGCCTCAAAACTGGAAACGGAGGTCAACCGGCATCTCTCCGGTCTTGCCATGGAGGATTGCCGGTTCTCGGTTCGCCTTTCAGAGCTGGAAAAAATCAGGAGCACGGGAGCTGACGATGTTTCCTTCACCCTTTCAGCAGGGGGGAGAGGTGAAATCCCGGTGAACAAAACTGCATCAGGAGGAGAATTGAGCCGGATTCTTCTGGCCCTCCAGCTTTCTCTTCCCGCGACCTCCCTTCCTCCAACCCTGGTCTTTGACGAAGTCGAGGCGGGACTCGGGGGCAGGGCGGCTGTACTCGCCGGCTACAAGTTGCAGGATCTCTCCCGAAGATGCCAGGTCATCCTTGTGACCCACGAGGCGACGATTGCGGCACTGGCCGAACATCATTACGTGGTGAGGAAAAACGGAGAGTCGGTGGAGGCTGTCAGGCTTGGAGATGAGGAACGTGCCGCGGAAATCGCCAGGATGCTCTCCGGTGATTCCAGGCTTCCCGAAGCGATCGAACACGCGAAAAAACTGCTTTCCGGAAGGCTTGAGTCGTGA
- a CDS encoding LCP family protein — MKILKIAAILLLAVSAAFAGAAMRVRTFVDPKPQTIKESISFTEASGTVNILLIGIDDVDGGRRADAIAFAAIDIDRKIVRVMSIPRDTRVQIPGKGWDKINHAYAYGGVEKLRETVVNFLGLPVNYYVLVNYDTFPSIIDLIGGVEVDVERRMVYNDYAGKLFINIPKGLQKLDGKTALHYVRFRHDALGDIGRVKRQQEFLKAVLKKLQTPAMIPKIPELAQKAVEMLNSDMTPAQALQLASYLADLSGEDLHFFTLPGKAAYISNLSYWIGDTTEASAMLTGLPEKQTGETSSGGQDPMGQQVSSPDRAVDVESLIASVTTPISVLNGAGVSGLGKEVATALQKIGVDVVHIGNAKHFDYRTTSIQVPEKGAEAVQKTAQALGEIAGVGRNLISKSSAVPHVTIIIGKDSEKVLQRLGGLARQ; from the coding sequence ATGAAAATACTGAAAATCGCCGCCATCCTTCTGCTTGCCGTTTCAGCCGCATTCGCGGGAGCGGCCATGCGTGTCAGGACCTTCGTCGATCCGAAACCGCAGACCATCAAGGAATCCATATCATTCACGGAGGCTTCCGGAACGGTAAACATACTTCTCATAGGGATCGATGACGTGGACGGAGGAAGGCGGGCCGATGCCATCGCCTTTGCCGCCATCGATATCGACCGCAAGATCGTCAGGGTAATGTCGATACCGAGGGATACCCGGGTCCAGATCCCCGGAAAGGGCTGGGACAAGATCAATCACGCTTACGCCTACGGCGGTGTGGAAAAGCTTCGGGAAACCGTGGTCAACTTTTTGGGCCTTCCCGTAAACTACTATGTCCTGGTGAACTATGATACCTTTCCTTCCATCATTGATCTCATCGGCGGCGTGGAAGTGGACGTGGAACGACGAATGGTCTACAACGATTACGCCGGAAAGCTTTTCATTAACATCCCGAAGGGACTCCAGAAGCTTGACGGAAAAACAGCCCTTCACTATGTTCGTTTTCGCCATGACGCCCTGGGAGATATCGGAAGGGTAAAACGGCAGCAGGAATTCCTAAAGGCGGTCCTGAAAAAGCTCCAGACACCCGCCATGATACCAAAGATTCCCGAACTTGCCCAGAAAGCCGTTGAAATGCTGAACTCGGACATGACCCCGGCCCAAGCTCTGCAGCTTGCTTCCTACCTGGCCGACCTGTCCGGAGAGGATCTTCATTTCTTTACTCTTCCTGGAAAAGCCGCATATATTTCAAACCTCAGCTACTGGATAGGGGACACTACTGAGGCTTCCGCCATGCTCACCGGGCTTCCCGAAAAACAGACCGGGGAAACCTCTTCCGGCGGCCAGGATCCGATGGGGCAGCAAGTTTCCTCTCCGGACAGGGCCGTTGATGTCGAATCCCTTATAGCATCGGTGACCACACCTATTTCCGTGCTCAACGGGGCAGGTGTGTCAGGACTCGGAAAGGAAGTCGCCACAGCGCTCCAGAAAATCGGCGTCGACGTGGTGCACATAGGGAACGCAAAACATTTTGATTACCGGACGACCAGTATCCAGGTACCTGAAAAAGGGGCCGAGGCGGTCCAGAAGACAGCCCAGGCACTCGGAGAAATAGCGGGTGTGGGCAGGAACCTTATTTCAAAGAGTTCCGCCGTGCCCCATGTTACAATCATCATCGGGAAGGACAGCGAAAAAGTGCTGCAGCGGCTTGGCGGCCTTGCCCGTCAGTAA